Proteins from one Deinococcus actinosclerus genomic window:
- a CDS encoding IS982 family transposase translates to MARYRLHHSLGRRAVIRQLHRWAKRYFSDLKRCSHQKLSDALLVALLLSRLVFKHPFPSIWWNILREDRHDLPSYTQAYTRGQRLLERLEAVATPSQSCTEVIVDSMPLPVCRPKRGKRCSFPGARWGYGTQGDVYGYKLHAWVTASGAIVQYLIRPANLHDTTVSYELNRRWPDFGGPRIIGDKGYCCLGYVFPPKSNTRYDTGWRPGRHPRLRKRIETVFSGLVEAQIRSVQTKTLRSLRLRVVLAILAHNLAQP, encoded by the coding sequence ATGGCTAGATACCGTCTCCATCACAGTTTAGGCCGACGAGCCGTCATCCGTCAGCTTCACCGCTGGGCCAAACGGTATTTCAGTGACCTCAAGCGGTGTTCGCACCAGAAATTGAGTGACGCCCTGCTGGTCGCCCTGTTGCTCAGCCGACTGGTCTTCAAACATCCATTCCCGTCCATCTGGTGGAACATCCTGAGGGAAGATCGACACGATCTTCCCTCCTACACGCAGGCGTATACACGGGGACAGCGATTGCTTGAACGACTTGAAGCGGTCGCCACCCCGTCACAGTCCTGCACGGAAGTGATCGTTGATTCCATGCCTCTGCCCGTCTGCCGACCCAAACGGGGGAAGCGGTGTTCGTTTCCCGGTGCTCGTTGGGGTTACGGCACGCAGGGAGACGTCTACGGATACAAGTTGCACGCGTGGGTCACCGCTTCAGGTGCCATCGTGCAGTATCTGATCCGACCAGCCAATTTGCACGATACGACCGTAAGCTACGAGCTCAACCGGCGGTGGCCCGACTTCGGCGGGCCACGCATCATCGGTGATAAGGGGTACTGCTGCCTGGGCTACGTGTTCCCACCGAAGAGTAATACCCGGTATGACACGGGGTGGCGGCCAGGCCGACACCCTCGACTGCGAAAACGCATTGAAACGGTGTTCTCTGGTTTGGTCGAGGCTCAGATTCGCTCCGTGCAGACGAAAACGTTGCGGTCGCTCCGTCTCCGTGTCGTCCTAGCCATACTCGCTCACAACCTTGCCCAACCCTAA
- a CDS encoding heme lyase CcmF/NrfE family subunit has translation MLNLISFSSSASGALGQLSLLGALLFSVAGLLLALLGGARRDPRVTEAARRATWAVFALVSLGTLVLLAALLRDDFTVRFVAEHSMRASPTWVKVTGLWGALEGSILLWAWLLAGYAFILSVTLRRDALRPWALAAMFASLVFFVGVCATVASPFTPVATLVADGRGPNPALQNHWMMAVHPVLLYLGFVGLSVPFAYAVAALVTGRLSDHWVVVTRRWTLVAWAFLTAAIVAGGWWSYETLGWGGYWAWDPVENASFIPWLLTTAFLHSIQIQERRGLMRSWNVWLIVLAYASTVLGTFLNRSGIVQSVHAFAGGPVGPVFLGFLAFLLLAGTLLAAWRAPHLRDDNDPPAALSREGAFLAGNWLFVVFAVMVLVGTLFPTIVEAVQGRRDASVGPAFYNAFAIPLGLGLLLLMGVGPLLPWRRADGQGLWRALRPLLIAGAGAALLALALGVRHPGVLATVALSAYNLLGLGLLTARAARQAGGLGRTLRAQPRRYGAYLSHAGLIVLALGLAFSGTYRRDAQVTLNLNRPAHLLNEDLTLTDLDTVTRPDGKSVVARVLIDGRPFGARLNTYIQGGDTAFPAPAVRYGLTGDTYLVLTNVDTQKGQWASVRLIESPLVSWIWWGTLLVCVGAAFTLVSPRRAPQAAPARLAPATD, from the coding sequence GTGCTGAACCTGATCTCGTTTTCGTCCAGTGCGTCCGGGGCGCTGGGGCAGCTGAGCCTGCTGGGCGCGCTGCTGTTCAGCGTGGCCGGGCTGCTGCTGGCGCTGCTGGGCGGCGCGCGGCGTGACCCGCGCGTCACGGAGGCCGCGCGCCGGGCCACCTGGGCGGTGTTCGCGCTCGTCAGCCTGGGCACGCTGGTGCTGCTCGCGGCGCTGCTGCGGGACGATTTCACGGTGCGGTTCGTCGCCGAGCACTCCATGCGCGCCTCGCCCACCTGGGTGAAGGTCACGGGCCTGTGGGGCGCGCTGGAGGGCAGCATCCTGCTGTGGGCGTGGCTGCTGGCCGGGTACGCGTTCATCCTGAGTGTCACGCTGCGCCGCGACGCACTGCGGCCCTGGGCGCTGGCGGCGATGTTCGCCAGTCTGGTGTTCTTCGTGGGCGTGTGCGCCACGGTGGCCTCGCCGTTCACGCCGGTGGCGACACTGGTCGCGGACGGGCGCGGCCCGAACCCGGCGCTGCAGAACCACTGGATGATGGCGGTGCACCCCGTGCTGCTGTACCTGGGCTTCGTGGGCCTGAGCGTGCCGTTCGCGTACGCGGTGGCGGCGCTGGTGACGGGTCGGCTGTCGGATCACTGGGTGGTCGTCACGCGCCGCTGGACGCTGGTCGCCTGGGCGTTCCTGACGGCGGCGATCGTGGCGGGCGGCTGGTGGAGTTACGAGACGCTCGGCTGGGGCGGCTACTGGGCCTGGGACCCGGTCGAGAACGCCAGCTTCATCCCGTGGCTGCTGACCACGGCGTTCCTGCATTCCATCCAGATCCAGGAACGCCGGGGCCTGATGCGGTCGTGGAACGTGTGGCTGATCGTGCTGGCGTACGCGAGCACCGTGCTGGGCACCTTCCTGAACCGCAGCGGCATCGTGCAGAGCGTGCACGCCTTCGCGGGCGGCCCGGTGGGGCCGGTGTTCCTGGGCTTCCTGGCGTTCCTGCTGCTGGCCGGGACGCTGCTGGCCGCGTGGCGCGCGCCGCACCTGCGCGACGACAACGACCCGCCCGCCGCGCTGAGCCGCGAGGGCGCCTTCCTGGCCGGGAACTGGCTGTTCGTGGTGTTCGCGGTGATGGTGCTGGTGGGCACGCTGTTCCCCACCATCGTGGAGGCCGTGCAGGGCCGCCGGGACGCCAGCGTGGGCCCGGCCTTCTACAACGCGTTCGCCATTCCGCTGGGCCTGGGCCTGCTGCTGCTGATGGGCGTGGGGCCGCTGCTGCCCTGGCGCCGCGCGGACGGGCAGGGCCTGTGGCGGGCGCTGCGGCCCCTGCTGATCGCGGGCGCAGGCGCGGCGCTGCTGGCGCTGGCGCTGGGCGTGCGCCACCCCGGCGTGCTGGCGACGGTGGCCCTGAGTGCGTACAACCTGCTGGGCCTGGGCCTGCTGACCGCCCGCGCGGCGCGGCAGGCCGGCGGACTGGGCCGCACGCTGCGCGCGCAGCCGCGCCGTTACGGGGCGTACCTGTCGCACGCGGGCCTGATCGTGCTGGCGCTGGGGCTGGCGTTCAGCGGCACGTACCGCCGCGACGCGCAGGTCACCCTGAACCTGAACAGGCCCGCGCACCTGCTGAATGAGGACCTGACCCTGACCGACCTGGACACCGTCACCCGCCCCGACGGGAAGTCGGTGGTGGCGCGCGTGCTGATCGACGGGCGGCCCTTCGGCGCGCGCCTGAATACCTATATCCAGGGGGGCGACACGGCCTTCCCCGCCCCGGCGGTGCGCTACGGCCTGACCGGTGATACCTACCTCGTCCTGACGAACGTGGACACCCAGAAGGGCCAGTGGGCCAGCGTGCGCCTGATCGAGTCGCCGCTGGTGTCGTGGATCTGGTGGGGCACGCTGCTCGTGTGCGTGGGAGCCGCGTTCACGCTGGTGAGCCCGCGCCGCGCCCCGCAGGCCGCCCCGGCCCGGCTGGCGCCCGCCACCGACTGA
- a CDS encoding heme exporter protein CcmB, with the protein MKGALRQALTVAAKDLRVAGRTRDTLLATAFFAGIVLLVLGFALSGGVVSRDARLTAPLAAGAIWTALALAAAVGAQRAFAQEQEAGALEQLLAYPGPHGALYLGKLLGVLPPLLLVAAVTVPTGLVLFGASEAVTAAGRALPWAALALTTALGVLGFAAATTFYGSITVNLRAREALLPALAFPILVPAVLATVQATRLLLEGGWSPEVTTWLTFLTAFDLGTIILATLLFPAAVEG; encoded by the coding sequence GTGAAGGGCGCGCTGAGGCAGGCCCTGACCGTGGCCGCGAAGGACCTGCGCGTGGCGGGCCGCACGCGCGACACGCTGCTCGCCACGGCGTTCTTCGCGGGGATCGTGCTGCTGGTCCTGGGCTTCGCCCTGAGTGGCGGCGTGGTGTCGCGTGACGCCCGCCTGACCGCGCCGCTGGCCGCCGGGGCGATCTGGACGGCGCTGGCCCTCGCGGCGGCGGTGGGCGCCCAGCGGGCCTTCGCGCAGGAGCAGGAAGCTGGGGCACTGGAGCAGCTGCTGGCGTACCCCGGGCCGCACGGCGCGCTGTATCTCGGCAAGCTGCTGGGTGTGCTGCCGCCCCTGCTGCTCGTCGCGGCGGTGACCGTGCCGACGGGTCTGGTGCTGTTCGGCGCGTCCGAGGCGGTCACGGCGGCGGGCCGCGCCCTGCCGTGGGCGGCGCTGGCGCTGACGACCGCGCTGGGCGTGCTGGGCTTCGCGGCCGCCACCACCTTCTACGGCAGCATCACCGTGAATCTCCGCGCGCGCGAGGCCCTGCTGCCCGCCCTGGCCTTCCCGATCCTGGTCCCGGCGGTCCTGGCGACCGTGCAGGCCACCCGCCTGCTCCTGGAGGGCGGCTGGAGTCCCGAGGTCACCACCTGGCTGACGTTCCTGACGGCGTTCGACCTGGGCACGATCATCCTGGCCACCCTGCTGTTCCCGGCGGCGGTCGAGGGCTGA
- a CDS encoding penicillin-binding protein: MRLRRAPLLTLLLTLGISTAEARVRLGELLPQHPWTAAAQEVVVVYSHDCGDLGDLWSAVLAAGLPVRAVNAEDYPSPAPAGVQAWTGEAATTFARQLRVGAYPTVLLVQDGRIMNAWEGTFSGRLD, encoded by the coding sequence ATGAGGTTGCGCCGCGCTCCCCTGCTGACTCTGCTGCTGACCCTGGGCATCTCGACCGCCGAGGCGCGCGTGCGCCTGGGGGAACTGCTGCCGCAGCATCCGTGGACGGCGGCCGCGCAGGAGGTCGTGGTCGTGTACAGCCACGACTGCGGGGATCTGGGCGACCTGTGGTCGGCGGTGCTGGCGGCGGGCCTGCCGGTGCGGGCCGTGAATGCGGAAGACTATCCCTCCCCCGCTCCGGCGGGCGTGCAGGCCTGGACGGGCGAGGCCGCGACAACCTTCGCGCGGCAGCTGCGGGTGGGCGCCTATCCGACGGTGCTGCTCGTGCAGGACGGCCGGATCATGAACGCCTGGGAGGGCACCTTCAGCGGCCGGTTGGATTGA
- a CDS encoding transglycosylase domain-containing protein yields the protein MVLRFLKFLTSFVVAALVAALGVAATYGLKWARELPDYRELDNLTRSLGSETKIFARDGAPLGSLIPKVGDQAISRTIVTLDEISPFMLGALISNEDRRFFEHYGLDPYGLGRQFQRMARGDSVQGGSTLTNQLVKNTLLLDEYQQARTPDRKFKEWILSVQVERSFTKAEILQTYLNTIYWGDGGPVELYGIYSAAQAYFRTTPKELTLAQAAYLTILVPNASRYFQYDQVRPLMRVLLSRMVEDGWITQAQMDAAWREKVQPRGWQVTYDETGNVKTAKLVDRTAKELKAVVTTRAPHFTQQVEQELVRRFGRDVVYGSGGLRVYTTLDPKVQTAVETASREATGLPPGATLGATIINPYTGEVLGMIGQKLRGTEPPAAWNNAAQGQRQIGSTIKPLLYTTALSTGLDQTHREEDRPVSFPCTGCKNGVYEPKNFEGATTYRDMTIREALDRSLNLVTVRLADRIGLQTFFGKIRELGIQTNDGTGLAAALGAVETTPVKMAAAYAPFVNGGLYRAPRYITRVTDARGAVLFDVNSQPVQGKRVWTPQIAWLGLDMIRGVVNDLTERQGGLASRAKFGDWPVAGKTGTSNGPKDFWFVGTTPLYTGAVWVGKQQGGDMPIYYYSGYVNAPVWRRMMELAHQGQALRQFSEPPGVQYVDAPDQQFLPNVKLAVLDPKYRDAANTEVQADAPPPTPYRETTFRPSTDPDTLLVSLDRTTDRLATEFTPPQNIVQRRVRLEDLPGYAPDENPAPLKDEQPDPEAVKAAKGVTGTTQSVPPAAP from the coding sequence ATCGTCCTGCGCTTCCTGAAATTCCTGACGTCCTTCGTGGTGGCCGCGCTGGTGGCCGCGCTGGGCGTGGCGGCCACGTACGGCCTGAAGTGGGCGCGGGAACTGCCGGATTACCGTGAACTCGACAACCTCACCCGGTCCCTGGGATCGGAGACGAAGATCTTCGCGCGTGACGGCGCGCCGCTGGGCAGCCTGATCCCGAAGGTGGGAGATCAGGCGATCAGCCGCACGATCGTCACGCTCGACGAGATCAGTCCGTTCATGCTGGGCGCGCTGATCAGCAACGAGGACCGGCGCTTCTTCGAGCATTACGGCCTGGACCCGTACGGACTGGGCCGGCAGTTCCAGCGTATGGCGCGCGGGGACAGCGTGCAGGGCGGCAGCACCCTGACCAACCAGCTGGTGAAGAACACGCTGCTGCTCGACGAGTACCAGCAGGCCCGCACGCCGGACCGCAAGTTCAAGGAGTGGATCCTGAGCGTGCAGGTCGAGCGGTCGTTCACGAAGGCCGAGATCCTCCAGACGTACCTGAACACGATCTACTGGGGAGACGGCGGCCCGGTGGAGCTGTACGGGATCTACTCGGCGGCGCAGGCGTACTTCCGCACGACGCCCAAGGAGCTGACGCTGGCGCAGGCGGCGTACCTGACGATCCTGGTGCCGAATGCCAGCCGGTACTTCCAGTACGATCAGGTGCGGCCGCTGATGCGGGTGCTGCTCTCGCGCATGGTCGAGGACGGCTGGATCACGCAGGCGCAGATGGACGCGGCGTGGCGGGAAAAGGTGCAGCCGCGCGGCTGGCAGGTCACGTACGACGAGACCGGCAACGTGAAGACCGCCAAGCTGGTGGACCGCACAGCGAAGGAACTCAAGGCGGTCGTCACGACCCGCGCGCCGCACTTCACGCAGCAGGTCGAGCAGGAACTCGTGCGGCGCTTCGGGCGGGACGTGGTGTACGGCTCAGGCGGCCTGCGGGTGTACACCACGCTGGACCCGAAGGTGCAGACGGCGGTGGAGACCGCGAGCCGCGAGGCGACGGGACTGCCGCCGGGCGCGACACTAGGCGCGACCATCATCAACCCGTACACGGGTGAGGTGCTGGGCATGATCGGCCAGAAACTGCGCGGCACCGAGCCGCCCGCCGCGTGGAACAACGCCGCGCAGGGGCAGCGGCAGATCGGGTCGACCATCAAGCCGCTGCTGTACACCACGGCGCTCTCGACGGGGCTGGACCAGACCCACCGCGAGGAGGACCGCCCCGTGTCCTTCCCGTGCACAGGCTGCAAGAACGGCGTGTACGAACCGAAGAACTTCGAGGGTGCCACCACCTACCGGGACATGACCATCCGCGAGGCGCTCGACCGGTCGCTGAACCTCGTGACCGTCCGTCTGGCGGACCGGATCGGGCTGCAGACCTTCTTCGGGAAGATCCGTGAGCTGGGCATCCAGACGAACGACGGCACCGGTCTGGCTGCGGCGCTGGGCGCCGTGGAGACCACCCCGGTGAAGATGGCAGCGGCCTACGCGCCGTTCGTGAACGGCGGCCTGTACCGCGCGCCGCGCTACATCACCCGCGTGACCGACGCGCGCGGCGCGGTGCTGTTCGACGTGAACAGCCAGCCGGTTCAGGGCAAGCGCGTCTGGACGCCGCAGATCGCGTGGCTGGGCCTGGACATGATCCGCGGCGTCGTGAACGACCTGACCGAGCGTCAGGGGGGTCTGGCCAGCCGCGCGAAGTTCGGGGACTGGCCGGTGGCCGGAAAGACTGGCACGAGTAACGGCCCGAAGGACTTCTGGTTCGTGGGCACCACGCCGCTGTACACCGGGGCCGTCTGGGTCGGGAAGCAGCAGGGCGGCGACATGCCGATCTACTACTACTCGGGGTACGTGAACGCCCCGGTCTGGCGGCGCATGATGGAACTCGCGCACCAGGGGCAGGCGCTGCGGCAGTTCAGCGAACCGCCCGGCGTCCAGTACGTGGACGCCCCGGATCAGCAGTTCCTGCCGAACGTGAAGCTGGCCGTGCTCGATCCCAAGTACCGCGACGCGGCCAACACCGAGGTGCAGGCGGACGCGCCGCCCCCCACGCCGTACCGTGAGACGACCTTCCGCCCGAGCACCGATCCGGACACGCTGCTGGTCAGCCTGGACCGCACGACCGACCGCCTGGCGACCGAGTTCACGCCGCCGCAGAACATCGTGCAGCGCCGGGTCCGTCTGGAAGACCTGCCCGGGTACGCGCCGGACGAGAATCCCGCGCCGCTGAAAGACGAGCAGCCCGACCCCGAGGCCGTGAAAGCTGCCAAGGGGGTCACAGGGACCACGCAGTCGGTGCCGCCCGCCGCGCCGTAA
- a CDS encoding ABC transporter ATP-binding protein: protein MTEGGVADPGEAFAVQLRDVWLRLGREVILRGVTLDVPAGQGVTLLGENGAGKTTLLRLLSAGLRPTRGEGRVLGFDLRDSRGVRDAIHLMPVDGGLYPDLTAAENLAFALRMHAQAGDVPGALRRVGLEGAAQRRARFLSAGMRKRLALARAHLLARPLTLVDEPFANLDDAGRALVQELLLELRGQGCSLMIAAHEPALAQVVAPRTLRLAGGLLREEGGA from the coding sequence GTGACGGAAGGGGGGGTAGCTGATCCGGGCGAGGCGTTCGCGGTGCAACTGCGGGACGTGTGGCTGCGGCTGGGCCGCGAGGTGATCCTGCGCGGGGTGACGCTGGACGTTCCGGCCGGGCAGGGCGTGACGCTGCTGGGCGAGAACGGCGCCGGGAAGACCACGCTGCTGCGCCTGCTGAGTGCCGGGCTGCGGCCCACGCGCGGCGAGGGGCGGGTGCTGGGTTTCGACCTGCGTGACAGCCGCGGCGTGCGCGACGCCATTCACCTCATGCCGGTGGACGGCGGGCTGTACCCGGACCTGACGGCGGCGGAGAATCTGGCGTTCGCGCTGCGGATGCACGCGCAGGCCGGGGACGTGCCGGGCGCGCTGCGCCGCGTGGGGCTGGAGGGCGCGGCGCAGCGGCGGGCGCGCTTCCTGTCGGCGGGGATGCGCAAGCGGCTGGCGCTGGCCCGCGCGCACCTGCTGGCCCGGCCGCTCACACTGGTGGACGAACCCTTCGCGAACCTCGACGACGCGGGGCGGGCGCTGGTGCAGGAATTGCTGCTGGAGTTACGCGGGCAGGGCTGCTCGCTGATGATCGCCGCGCACGAGCCCGCGCTGGCGCAGGTGGTCGCGCCGCGCACCCTGCGCCTCGCGGGCGGCCTGCTGCGCGAGGAGGGAGGCGCGTGA
- the ccsA gene encoding cytochrome c biogenesis protein CcsA: MKRDVTTTVLGAASLLGLAVVLGLSLTSPLDVNQGSLVRLMFVHVPEAWLSYLAYGGTGLFGLLYLIQRRRHWDRLAMASGEIGLLFTLATIVGGMLWAKPTWGTYWVWDARLTTTALSLVVYGGYLLIRSLIDDPERRARVSAVVGIVGTLYVPVNYMAVEWWRGVHQTQTLKLLGGVRWDAAPIYLPTLLLSVASFTLLYFFLLRLRGTLAAREEAREERELTGVTGRVEVARG, encoded by the coding sequence ATGAAAAGAGACGTCACGACGACCGTGCTGGGCGCGGCCAGCCTCCTGGGCCTGGCGGTGGTGCTGGGCCTGAGCCTGACCTCTCCGCTGGACGTGAATCAGGGATCGCTGGTGCGGCTGATGTTCGTGCATGTGCCCGAGGCGTGGCTGAGTTACCTCGCGTACGGCGGCACGGGGCTGTTCGGGCTGCTGTACCTGATCCAGCGCCGCCGCCACTGGGACCGGCTGGCGATGGCCAGCGGCGAGATCGGGCTGCTGTTCACGCTGGCGACCATCGTGGGCGGGATGCTGTGGGCCAAGCCCACCTGGGGCACGTACTGGGTGTGGGACGCCCGGCTGACGACCACGGCGCTCAGTCTGGTGGTGTACGGCGGGTACCTGCTGATCCGGTCGCTGATCGACGACCCCGAGCGCCGGGCGCGCGTGTCGGCGGTCGTGGGGATCGTGGGGACGCTGTACGTGCCCGTGAACTACATGGCGGTGGAGTGGTGGCGCGGCGTGCACCAGACGCAGACGCTGAAGCTGCTGGGGGGCGTGCGCTGGGACGCCGCGCCGATCTACCTGCCGACGCTGCTGCTCAGCGTGGCGTCGTTCACGCTGCTGTACTTCTTCCTGCTGCGCCTGCGCGGCACCCTGGCCGCCCGCGAGGAAGCGCGTGAGGAACGCGAACTGACCGGCGTGACCGGCCGGGTGGAGGTGGCCCGTGGATAA
- a CDS encoding response regulator has protein sequence MGGMAYTILVADDEPAIRTMLEVILSADGHDIVAVQDGKLALEYLKEHTPDAMLLDVKMPFMDGFEICSRVKRIKRLRDTPVLLLTAFDDDQTRDHAKLVGADDIVYKPLSGKNLRGRVNQLIEARRR, from the coding sequence ATGGGCGGCATGGCGTATACCATTCTCGTCGCGGACGACGAACCGGCCATCCGGACCATGCTGGAGGTCATTCTGTCCGCAGACGGGCACGACATCGTGGCCGTGCAGGACGGCAAACTGGCCCTGGAGTACCTCAAGGAGCACACGCCCGACGCGATGCTGCTGGACGTCAAGATGCCGTTCATGGACGGTTTCGAGATCTGTTCGCGGGTCAAGCGGATCAAGCGGCTGCGGGACACGCCGGTGCTGCTGCTCACGGCGTTCGATGACGATCAGACGCGGGATCACGCCAAGCTGGTCGGCGCGGACGACATCGTGTACAAGCCGCTGTCCGGCAAGAACCTGCGCGGCCGCGTGAACCAGCTCATCGAGGCGCGACGGCGTTGA
- a CDS encoding cytochrome c biogenesis CcdA family protein has protein sequence MTSASPTLTVAFLAGLVSFLSPCVLPLVPSYLGVLGGERQPWSRALGFILGFGLVFIALGATASSLGALIAPHKALLGQLSAALIIFFGLVMLGLIRLPFLMRDTRALANAGGYGPVALGAAFAFGWSPCLGPTLGSVLSLAASSASLGSGVTLLAMYTLGLSVPFLLAAALWHRVNLRSLNRFAGVFEKVGGALLVVVGLMMLTGQFTRLATFFFSVMPEWLRL, from the coding sequence ATGACGAGTGCATCCCCGACCCTGACCGTGGCGTTCCTGGCGGGGCTGGTGTCGTTCCTGAGTCCGTGCGTGCTGCCGCTGGTGCCCAGTTACCTGGGCGTGCTGGGCGGCGAGCGGCAGCCCTGGTCGCGCGCGCTGGGGTTCATCCTGGGGTTCGGGCTGGTGTTCATCGCGCTGGGCGCGACGGCCAGCAGTCTGGGCGCGCTGATCGCGCCGCACAAGGCGCTGCTGGGGCAGCTGTCGGCCGCGCTGATCATCTTCTTCGGGCTGGTGATGCTGGGCCTGATCCGCCTGCCGTTCCTGATGCGGGATACGCGCGCCCTGGCCAACGCCGGGGGGTACGGGCCGGTGGCGCTGGGCGCGGCGTTCGCGTTCGGCTGGAGTCCGTGCCTGGGGCCGACGCTGGGCAGCGTCCTGAGTCTCGCGGCGAGCAGCGCCAGCCTGGGCAGCGGCGTGACCCTGCTGGCGATGTACACGCTGGGCCTGAGCGTGCCCTTTCTGCTGGCGGCGGCGCTGTGGCACCGCGTGAACCTGCGGAGCCTGAACCGCTTCGCGGGGGTGTTCGAGAAGGTAGGGGGCGCGCTGCTGGTCGTGGTGGGCCTGATGATGCTGACCGGGCAGTTCACGCGGCTGGCGACGTTCTTCTTCTCGGTCATGCCCGAGTGGCTGCGCCTGTGA
- the ccmE gene encoding cytochrome c maturation protein CcmE produces the protein MSAPGPDAPTPLTPLPQARRRRRSPLPVVLGVAALVGLTATIAFGNLNRSLEYFVTPSEYQQQEAELQGRPVRIGGLVKAAKYDPQTLDLRFTVTDGSASFPVQYRGAVTDLFKENQGVVVRGEFQGETFHATDLVVKHSEEYNVPKTQAELKDMIKSAD, from the coding sequence GTGAGTGCGCCCGGCCCTGACGCCCCCACGCCCCTGACGCCGCTGCCGCAGGCGCGGCGGCGCAGGCGCAGCCCGCTGCCGGTGGTGCTGGGCGTGGCGGCGCTGGTGGGCCTGACCGCGACCATCGCGTTCGGGAACCTGAACAGGTCGCTGGAGTACTTCGTGACGCCCAGCGAGTACCAGCAGCAGGAGGCCGAGTTGCAGGGCCGCCCGGTGCGGATCGGCGGGCTGGTGAAGGCCGCGAAGTACGACCCGCAGACGCTGGACCTGCGCTTCACGGTCACCGACGGCAGCGCGAGCTTCCCGGTGCAGTACCGCGGGGCGGTCACGGATCTCTTCAAGGAGAACCAGGGCGTCGTGGTGCGCGGCGAGTTCCAGGGCGAGACGTTCCACGCGACGGACCTCGTGGTGAAGCACAGCGAGGAATACAACGTCCCGAAGACGCAGGCCGAGCTGAAGGACATGATCAAGTCGGCCGACTGA